In the genome of Lynx canadensis isolate LIC74 chromosome F1, mLynCan4.pri.v2, whole genome shotgun sequence, one region contains:
- the LAMB3 gene encoding laminin subunit beta-3 has protein sequence MRPLLLLGFVLPSFLCAQQACSRGACYPPVGDLLIGRTRFLHASSTCGLTKPETYCTQYGEWRMKCCKCDSRLPHNYNGHRVENVVSSSGPMRWWQSQNDVNPVSLQLDLDRRFQLQDIMMDFKGPLPAGMLIERSADFGNTWQVYQYLAADCASVFPRVRQGQPQSWQDVRCQSLPQRPNGHLDGGKVQLNIMDLASGIPATQSQKIQELGEITNLRINFTRLAPVPQRGYHAPNTYYAVSQLRLQGSCFCHGHADRCAPKPGGSSSPSTAVQVHDICVCQHNTAGPNCERCAPFYNNRPWRPADDQDPHECQPCDCNGHSETCHFDPAVFTASQGAHGGVCDDCRDHTEGKNCERCQLHYFRNRRPGAPIQETCIPCECDPDGAVPGVPCDPVTGQCVCKEHVQGERCDLCKPGFTGLTYANPQGCHRCDCNILGSRRDMPCDEESGHCLCLPHVVGPKCDQCAPYHWKLASGRGCEPCACDPHNSLSPQCNQFTGQCPCREGFGGLTCEAAALRQCPDRTYGDTGTGCRACDCDFRGTEGPGCDKASGRCLCRPGLTGPRCDQCQRGYCDRYPVCVACHPCFQSYDADLRGQALRLSGLRNATASLWPGLGLEDPGLTARIMGAKSKMEQIQAILASASVTEQEVSQVANAIFSIRRTLQGLQPDLALEEETLSLPGDLENLDRSFNRLLIIYQSKKEQFERISSTDPLGAFRVLTAAYQRSSQAAQQVSDSFHLLLQLRDSRREAERLEGQVGGGTGAGGPQLAALSLGMASLPDLMPTINKLCGGSRQTACTPGACPGELCPRDNGTACGSHCRGVLPKAGGAFRTAGQVARQLQGFNTQLQQTRQMIRAAEEAASKVQSDAQRLETQVSASRSQMEEDVRRTRRLIQQVRDFLSDPDTDAATIQEVSEAVLALWLPTDSATVLRKMNEIQAIAARLPNVDLVLSQTKKDIARARRLQAEAEQARSRAHVVEGQVEDVVGNLRQGTVALQEAQDTMQGTSRSLRLIQERVAEVQQVLGPAERLVAGMTEQLGDFRARMEALRLQARQQRAQAAQAQQLAEGAEQQALSAQEGFERIKQKYAELKDQLGRSPMLGEQGSRILSVKTEAEELFGETMEMMDRMKDMELELLRGSQAIELRSADLTGLEKHVEQIRDHINGRVLYYATCK, from the exons ATGAGGCCACTCCTACTCCTGGGTTTTG TCTTGCCCAGTTTCCTGTGTGCCCAGCAAGCCTGCTCCCGTGGGGCCTGCTATCCACCCGTTGGGGACCTGCTCATTGGGAGGACCCGGTTTCTCCATGCTTCATCCACCTGTGGACTGACCAAGCCTGAGACCTACTGCACCCAGTATGGCGAG tGGCGGATGAAATGTTGCAAGTGTGACTCCAGGTTGCCTCATAATTACAACGGCCACCGAGTGGAGAATGTGGTTTCATCCTCAGGCCCCATGCGCTGGTGGCAGTCCCAGAATG ATGTGAATCCTGTCTCTCTGCAGTTGGACCTGGACAGGAGGTTCCAGCTTCAAGACATCATGATGGATTTTAAG GGGCCCTTGCCCGCCGGGATGCTGATTGAGCGGTCCGCAGACTTCGGCAACACCTGGCAGGTGTACCAGTACCTGGCTGCTGACTGCGCCTCCGTCTTCCCCCGGGTCCGTCAGGGCCAGCCTCAGAGCTGGCAGGATGTTCGGTGCCAGTCCTTGCCCCAGAGGCCTAACGGGCATCTGGACGGGGGGAAG GTTCAACTTAACATCATGGATTTAGCATCTGGGATTCCAGCAACTCAAAGTCAAAAAATTCAAG AGCTGGGGGAAATCACAAACTTGAGAATCAACTTCACCAGGCTGGCCCCTGTGCCCCAGAGAGGCTACCACGCCCCCAACACCTACTATGCAGTGTCCCAGTTGCGTCTACAGGGGAGCTGCTTCTGTCATGGCCACGCTGACCGCTGTGCCCCTAAGCCTGGAGGCTCTTCCAGCCCCTCTACCGCTGTGCAG GTCCACGATATCTGTGTCTGTCAACACAACACCGCCGGCCCCAATTGTGAACGCTGTGCGCCCTTCTACAACAATCGGCCCTGGAGACCTGCAGATGACCAGGACCCCCATGAGTGCCAAC CGTGCGACTGCAACGGGCACTCTGAGACCTGTCACTTCGACCCAGCTGTGTTCACCGCCAGCCAGGGGGCGCACGGAGGTGTGTGTGATGACTGCCGGGACCACACCGAGGGCAAGAACTGTGAGCGGTGTCAGCTGCACTATTTCCGCAACCGGCGTCCTGGAGCTCCCATTCAAGAGACCTGTATCC CCTGCGAGTGTGATCCCGATGGGGCAGTGCCGGGCGTTCCCTGCGACCCAGTGACTGGGCAGTGCGTGTGCAAGGAGCATGTGCAGGGGGAGCGCTGTGACCTGTGCAAGCCGGGATTCACAGGACTCACCTATGCTAACCCACAGGGCTGCCACC gcTGTGACTGCAACATCCTGGGGTCTCGTCGGGACATGCCGTGTGATGAGGAAAGCGGGCACTGCCTGTGTCTGCCCCACGTGGTGGGCCCCAAATGTGACCAGTGTGCTCCCTACCACTGGAAGCTGGCCAGCGGTCGGGGCTGTGAGCCGTGTGCCTGTGACCCTCACAACTCCCTCAGCCCCCAGTGCAACCAG TTCACAGGGCAGTGCCCCTGTCGAGAAGGGTTCGGTGGCCTGACCTGCGAAGCTGCAGCCCTCCGCCAGTGTCCTGACCGGACCTATGGAGACACAGGCACAGGATGCCGTG CCTGTGACTGTGACTTCCGGGGAACAGAGGGCCCAGGCTGTGACAAGGCCTCGGGCCGCTGCCTCTGCCGCCCTGGCTTGACCGGACCCCGCTGTGACCAATGCCAACGAGGTTACTGTGACCGCTATCCAGTGTGTGTGGCCTGCCACCCTTGCTTCCAGAGCTACGATGCTGACCTCCGGGGGCAGGCCTTGCGCCTCAGCGGCCTGCGCAATGCCACTGCCAGCCTGTGGCCAGGGCTGGGTCTGGAGGATCCTGGCCTGACTGCCCGGATCATGGGTGCAAAGAGCAAGATGGAGCAGATCCAAGCAATTCTCGCCAGTGCCTCGGTCACCGAGCAGGAGGTGTCCCAGGTGGCCAATGCCATTTTCTCCATCAG GCGGACTCTCCAGGGCCTGCAGCCTGATCTGGCCCTAGAGGAGGAGACCTTGTCCCTCCCGGGAGACCTGGAGAATCTGGACAGAAGCTTCAATCGCCTGCTCATTATATATCAGAGCAAGAAGGAACAGTTTGAAAGGATAAGCAGTACGGATCCTTTAG GGGCCTTCCGGGTGCTGACTGCAGCCTACCAGCGGTCCTCCCAGGCTGCTCAGCAGGTCTCCGACAGCTTCCACCTGCTCCTCCAGCTCAGGGACAgccggagagaggcagagaggctggaggggcaggtgggaggaggaACGGGAGCCGGAGGTCCCCAGCTCgcagctctgagcctggggaTGGCTTCCTTGCCTGATCTGATGCCCACCATCAACAAG CTCTGTGGGGGCTCCAGGCAGACGGCCTGTACCCCAGGAGCGTGCCCCGGAGAGCTGTGTCCCCGAGACAACGGCACGGCATGTGGCTCTCACTGCAGAGGCGTCCTCCCCAAAGCGGGTGGGGCCTTCCGGACTGCGGGCCAGGTGGCCAGGCAGCTGCAGGGTTTCAACACCCAGCTCCAGCAGACCAGGCAGATG ATCAGGGCGGCAGAGGAGGCCGCCTCGAAGGTGCAGTCGGACGCTCAGCGCCTGGAGACCCAGGTGAGCGCCAGCCGCTCCCAGATGGAGGAAGATGTCAGACGCACACGACGCCTCATCCAGCAGGTCCGAGACTTCCTGTCAG ACCCTGACACTGATGCAGCCACCATCCAGGAGGTCAGCGAGGCCGTGCTGGCCCTGTGGCTGCCCACAGACTCCGCCACCGTCCTGCGGAAGATGAATGAGATCCAGGCCATCGCAGCCAGGCTACCCAATGTGGACCTGGTGCTGTCACAGACCAAGAAGGACATTGCTCGGGctcgcaggctccaggctgaggctGAGCAGGCCAG GAGCCGAGCCCACGTGGTGGAGGGCCAGGTGGAGGATGTGGTGGGGAACCTGCGTCAGGGCACAGTGGCACTGCAGGAGGCTCAGGACACCATGCAAGGCACCAGCCGCTCCCTTCGGCTTATCCAGGAAAGGGTTGCTGAG GTTCAGCAGGTGCTGGGGCCAGCGGAAAGACTGGTGGCCGGCATGACGGAGCAGCTGGGTGACTTCCGAGCACGGATGGAGGCGCTCCGCCTGCAGGCTAGGCAGCAGCGGGCACAGGCAGCTCAGGCCCAGCAGCTCGCGGAAGGCGCTGAACAGCAGGCGCTGAGCGCCCAG